A window of Polynucleobacter sp. KF022 genomic DNA:
AAATCAAGTTAAAGCTTTCATTACTACGCATCTTGGTTAATTGATTTAACCCAAAGCTTTAAGCAATCAGGAATCACCTTATGACTAAGCCACCGATGTTGACAGCGCAGCAGGCCTTAGACCATTTACTCTCTCATGCAATAGCGGTCAAAGAGTGTGAGAAGGTCAATACACAAGCCGCTTTGGGAAGGGTGCTGGCTGAAGACTTAAAAAGCTTGGTGGATGTTCCGCCGCTGGATAACACCTCAATGGACGGTTATGCTGTTCGCTGTTCGGATACTGCAACTCCAGGTCAAGCGCTCAAGATTGCGCAACGCATTCCAGCTGGTTCAGTAGGCGTGCTATTAGAGTCCGGCACAGTTGCCAGAATTTTCACGGGCGCTCCAGTTCCTCCCGGTGCTGATGCGGTAGTGATGCAAGAAGATTGCACGGTTGATGGGCAGTCCGATCAAGTGACTATCAATATTGCTCCGACGTTGGGTCAGTGGATTCGTCGTAGAGGTGAGGATTTAACGGCGGGTAAGACATGTCTGGTCGCTGGTACATTCTTGCGCCCGCAAGAGTTGGGTATGGCTGCTTCAGCAGGCCAAACTCACCTCAATGTTAAGCGTCGTGTAAAGGTGGCTGCATTCTTTACGGGTGACGAGTTAGCCCTTCCAGGCGAGCCCTTAAAGCCAGGAGGCATCTACAACTCGAATCGCGATACCTTATTGGCCTGCTTGAAGTCCCTGGGTTGCGATGCAACGGATCTAGGTATTGTTCCCGATCGTTTGGACGCAACTCGTGAAGCGTTGCGTAAAG
This region includes:
- the glp gene encoding gephyrin-like molybdotransferase Glp, which gives rise to MLTAQQALDHLLSHAIAVKECEKVNTQAALGRVLAEDLKSLVDVPPLDNTSMDGYAVRCSDTATPGQALKIAQRIPAGSVGVLLESGTVARIFTGAPVPPGADAVVMQEDCTVDGQSDQVTINIAPTLGQWIRRRGEDLTAGKTCLVAGTFLRPQELGMAASAGQTHLNVKRRVKVAAFFTGDELALPGEPLKPGGIYNSNRDTLLACLKSLGCDATDLGIVPDRLDATREALRKASKDHDLIITSGGVSVGEEDHIKPAVTAEGRLDLWQIAIKPGKPLAFGAVRKSNESKDGEAWFIGLPGNPVSSFVTFLLFVRPFILKLQGREAKLSQSYLMRADFDWLKADRRNEFLRVKINDQGGLDLFPNQSSGVLTSASWGDGLVDCPPNQPIKAGDLVKYIPFDALLK